The proteins below come from a single Gimesia alba genomic window:
- a CDS encoding FG-GAP repeat domain-containing protein, with product MTSPWLKILSALACFLNLSAPVHADDVFEKPVRLQADGKFIDTGAAVGHSSPCIEDLDGDRLDDLILGDFSGKFHFYKNVGRNDAPIYTSVGKIQAAGKDAKVNIYCCVGGQPRFVDLDGDGIRDFISSSYDPGYCYYFRGLPDHKFAAPIELVDKAGIPVRFAVDQKRKSQSFGSFYTPVDWDADGDLDLLIGCFDGHLKLRLNEGNAKKYVFADENQTVHAGNKPLKVEAHCCPVVADWNQDGLWDILSGSDDGSVVWFRNVGSKTAPQFAEGQILVPKHAGFGYGLIRWSEQDIAPGVRSQIEVVDYNKDGKLDLILGDYCTAFDFRKDLTAKEKQQVKTLQTELKQAVEPYRLKLKTLQDNIRKRYPGDGIYTDQANEEWSTAYKALKDSPEAKKMEAFEAEYVNQMRPLLASTAHKGNHSYDLAHSHGYVWLFLRK from the coding sequence ATGACTTCACCTTGGCTGAAAATACTGTCTGCGTTGGCTTGTTTCCTCAATTTGTCTGCTCCGGTTCATGCAGATGACGTGTTTGAAAAACCGGTCCGCTTGCAGGCTGACGGTAAATTCATCGATACCGGAGCCGCCGTAGGGCACAGCAGTCCCTGCATTGAGGATCTGGACGGGGATCGACTCGATGATCTCATTCTGGGAGATTTCAGTGGGAAATTTCATTTCTATAAAAACGTGGGGCGCAACGACGCCCCCATCTATACCAGCGTCGGAAAAATTCAAGCCGCTGGCAAAGACGCAAAAGTCAATATTTATTGTTGCGTTGGGGGGCAGCCCCGGTTTGTTGATCTGGACGGAGACGGTATCAGAGATTTTATCAGCAGTTCTTACGATCCCGGCTACTGTTACTATTTCCGAGGTTTGCCAGATCACAAATTTGCCGCCCCGATCGAGCTGGTTGACAAAGCTGGAATTCCGGTTCGTTTTGCAGTCGACCAAAAAAGAAAGAGTCAGTCATTTGGCAGTTTTTACACTCCGGTCGACTGGGATGCCGACGGTGATTTAGACCTGTTGATCGGCTGTTTTGACGGACATCTAAAACTGCGACTGAACGAAGGGAATGCTAAAAAGTACGTCTTTGCGGACGAAAACCAAACGGTTCACGCGGGCAATAAGCCACTCAAAGTTGAAGCGCACTGCTGTCCCGTCGTCGCCGACTGGAACCAGGACGGCCTGTGGGACATTCTCTCAGGCAGTGATGATGGCAGCGTGGTCTGGTTTCGTAACGTGGGATCAAAAACTGCCCCCCAGTTCGCAGAAGGCCAAATACTCGTCCCCAAGCATGCCGGTTTTGGTTATGGTCTGATACGTTGGAGTGAACAGGACATTGCTCCGGGAGTCCGTTCTCAAATTGAAGTCGTCGACTATAACAAAGATGGTAAGCTGGATCTGATTCTGGGGGACTACTGTACGGCGTTTGATTTTCGCAAGGACCTGACTGCCAAAGAGAAACAACAGGTCAAAACGTTGCAGACAGAACTGAAACAAGCTGTTGAGCCATACAGACTTAAACTGAAAACTCTCCAGGATAATATCAGAAAACGGTATCCCGGCGATGGAATCTATACAGATCAAGCAAACGAAGAATGGTCAACAGCCTACAAAGCATTGAAGGACAGCCCGGAAGCAAAAAAAATGGAAGCATTCGAAGCAGAATATGTCAATCAGATGCGGCCCCTGCTTGCCAGTACGGCTCACAAAGGAAATCACAGCTATGATCTGGCACATTCCCACGGCTACGTCTGGCTGTTTCTAAGAAAGTAA
- a CDS encoding EF-hand domain-containing protein gives MRKFGFLLTLFALMIFAGDAYAQRGGGGGRGGGGPRGGGGGQQGGGPRGGGGQQMGQGGGQCQQGGGGNQMRGGMGTQATTTDATEMVTQMLAQMDRNRDGIIAQNEVPAQLQRRMVEADANGDGMLNRLEQMVVIDRAMILTGNPRANGIGLNADIFKRLDRNQDNTISRNEVPRQLQRLFRTLDSNTDGTIDAEEQAAILERIKTKLNPEKPRIQKPAL, from the coding sequence ATGCGAAAATTTGGTTTTCTACTCACTTTGTTTGCACTGATGATTTTTGCCGGCGATGCCTATGCCCAGCGTGGTGGAGGCGGTGGTCGCGGTGGCGGAGGACCACGTGGCGGTGGCGGCGGTCAACAGGGAGGAGGCCCACGTGGTGGTGGCGGTCAACAGATGGGACAAGGCGGCGGGCAGTGTCAGCAGGGAGGTGGCGGCAATCAAATGCGTGGAGGAATGGGAACCCAGGCCACAACCACAGATGCCACTGAAATGGTCACCCAGATGTTAGCACAAATGGATCGCAACCGGGATGGTATCATTGCACAGAACGAGGTGCCTGCACAATTACAAAGACGAATGGTCGAAGCCGATGCAAATGGTGACGGCATGTTAAATCGCCTGGAGCAGATGGTGGTGATTGATCGTGCTATGATTTTGACCGGAAATCCCAGAGCAAACGGGATTGGTTTGAATGCAGATATCTTTAAGCGATTGGATCGAAACCAGGACAATACCATCAGCCGAAACGAAGTTCCGAGACAACTGCAACGACTGTTTCGAACTCTCGACTCCAACACGGATGGCACAATCGACGCCGAAGAACAGGCGGCGATTCTTGAACGCATCAAAACCAAATTAAACCCGGAGAAACCACGTATTCAGAAACCCGCGCTTTAA